A DNA window from Paenibacillus andongensis contains the following coding sequences:
- a CDS encoding glycosyl hydrolase produces MMIDFFGKAGVRKKVVSLLFLLTLLAPNLLHPNVTNASVVPINSQATYEAKAVLQQLYAISGVSIISGQHDYLESPDEWTNQVKGMTGKYPGLHGYEFGAIMNQSESQLADQRQKVVNSAIAWNQAGGLVTISFHESIPGTCLCWSNVQKEMSQADFDKYVTPGTPQYTQLLADLDKAAVYLGKLRDAGVPVLWRPYHEMNGNWFWWGKKSNFSALWNIMYDRFVNVHKLNNLLWVWSPNAPNAWSDSYTATFPGENKVDVLAVDIYDNDYHPDYYAKIVELANGKPVAVGENGELPSGTILNEQPKWAYLMTWGKMLAENNKLQEIETFYTNSKLLTRESLQSVKAPVSAPVLQPVLQDERYGLRAEYYDNKDLTALKETKEDAKIDFNWSTSAPFPSMQADTFSVRWTGKLKPKYTETYKISTLSDDGIRVWVNGVLVIDSWFNQSWVERTGTIALTAGVPVDFKVEYYDNTNGAVAKVMWTSPSQVKEIIPASALLLP; encoded by the coding sequence ATGATGATCGATTTTTTTGGAAAGGCGGGTGTGCGTAAGAAGGTGGTTTCCTTATTGTTTCTACTCACTTTGCTTGCACCGAATCTGCTTCACCCTAATGTAACGAATGCGTCAGTTGTTCCAATCAACTCACAGGCTACGTACGAGGCTAAGGCAGTACTGCAGCAATTGTATGCCATCTCGGGTGTAAGCATCATTAGCGGGCAGCATGATTATCTAGAAAGTCCGGATGAATGGACGAATCAAGTCAAAGGCATGACGGGTAAATATCCGGGTCTTCACGGTTATGAATTCGGTGCCATTATGAATCAATCCGAAAGTCAACTGGCAGATCAACGACAAAAGGTGGTTAATAGTGCGATTGCGTGGAACCAGGCTGGCGGTCTGGTAACGATATCATTTCATGAAAGTATTCCCGGAACATGCCTATGCTGGTCGAATGTACAGAAGGAAATGAGTCAAGCCGATTTTGATAAATACGTTACGCCAGGTACTCCCCAGTACACGCAATTGCTGGCAGATCTCGATAAAGCAGCTGTGTACTTAGGGAAACTTAGAGATGCAGGTGTTCCTGTCTTATGGCGCCCGTATCATGAAATGAATGGGAATTGGTTCTGGTGGGGCAAGAAGAGCAACTTCTCTGCCTTATGGAATATCATGTACGACCGCTTCGTAAACGTGCATAAGTTGAACAATTTGCTTTGGGTGTGGAGCCCGAATGCACCGAATGCATGGTCTGACTCGTATACAGCCACTTTTCCTGGAGAAAATAAGGTGGATGTTCTCGCCGTTGATATTTATGACAATGATTACCATCCGGATTATTACGCGAAAATTGTTGAATTGGCGAATGGTAAGCCTGTTGCGGTGGGGGAAAACGGTGAGCTGCCTAGCGGCACTATTCTGAATGAGCAGCCCAAATGGGCCTATCTGATGACATGGGGCAAAATGCTGGCCGAAAATAATAAACTGCAAGAAATTGAAACCTTCTATACGAATTCCAAACTACTGACAAGAGAGTCTCTTCAATCTGTGAAAGCTCCTGTTTCAGCACCTGTCTTACAACCTGTCTTACAGGATGAGAGATACGGATTGCGAGCGGAATATTACGATAATAAGGATTTGACCGCGCTGAAGGAAACGAAGGAAGATGCCAAGATTGATTTCAATTGGTCAACGTCAGCTCCTTTTCCTTCTATGCAAGCAGATACGTTTTCCGTAAGATGGACAGGTAAACTTAAACCCAAATATACGGAAACCTATAAGATTTCTACCTTAAGTGACGATGGCATCCGAGTTTGGGTGAATGGCGTGTTGGTTATTGATAGTTGGTTTAATCAAAGCTGGGTGGAACGAACCGGAACCATTGCATTAACCGCTGGCGTGCCTGTTGATTTCAAGGTTGAATATTATGATAATACGAATGGTGCTGTTGCTAAAGTCATGTGGACGAGCCCGT